A window of the Streptomyces albireticuli genome harbors these coding sequences:
- a CDS encoding ATP-grasp domain-containing protein, whose protein sequence is MRICLLTPAPDHPLLAAATALLTPRHQVEWQDPDDPGTPDPALAPQGLADVYLLKTRTPRALAHARRLEELGAPVLNSAAATALVQDRTAMAETALRAGLPFVTTDTAPTLAHLLDRGAPAYPVVVKSRHSRRHDLVARADDAAALRALAGRWADEPVVVQPFSANSGWDHKLWVVGDRVFAGLRRSELATPVPGGTRPLTAGDLPASWLDAVRGAGEAFALDVYGVDLLDVAGRPLIVDVNAFPGIRGREGAPEALAALALRTAGGAHAPRVPVAV, encoded by the coding sequence ATGAGGATCTGCCTGCTGACGCCCGCCCCGGACCACCCGCTGCTGGCCGCCGCCACCGCCCTGCTGACCCCGCGCCACCAGGTGGAGTGGCAGGACCCCGACGACCCCGGGACACCGGACCCGGCGCTCGCGCCCCAGGGCCTCGCCGACGTCTACCTGCTCAAGACCCGCACCCCGCGGGCCCTCGCCCACGCCCGGCGCCTGGAGGAGCTCGGCGCGCCCGTGCTGAACTCGGCGGCCGCCACCGCGCTCGTCCAGGACCGCACCGCCATGGCGGAGACCGCCCTGCGGGCCGGGCTCCCGTTCGTCACGACCGACACGGCGCCCACGCTCGCGCACCTCCTGGACCGAGGCGCCCCGGCGTACCCCGTGGTCGTCAAGAGCCGCCACAGCCGCCGCCACGACCTGGTGGCCCGCGCCGACGACGCGGCCGCGCTGCGGGCGCTGGCCGGGCGCTGGGCCGACGAGCCGGTGGTCGTCCAGCCGTTCTCCGCGAACAGCGGCTGGGACCACAAGCTCTGGGTCGTCGGGGACCGCGTCTTCGCCGGTCTCCGCCGCTCCGAGCTGGCCACCCCCGTACCCGGCGGGACCCGGCCGCTCACCGCCGGCGACCTGCCCGCGTCCTGGCTGGACGCCGTGCGGGGCGCCGGCGAGGCCTTCGCCCTGGACGTGTACGGCGTCGACCTCCTCGACGTGGCCGGCCGGCCGCTGATCGTCGACGTCAACGCCTTCCCCGGCATCCGCGGGAGGGAGGGCGCCCCCGAGGCGCTGGCCGCCCTCGCCCTGCGCACGGCCGGGGGCGCCCACGCCCCGCGGGTGCCGGTCGCCGTCTGA
- a CDS encoding WYL domain-containing protein has product MLLELAAACRRGERARLSYRGWEGKATVRDVDPYRLVHTGRRWYFVARDVTRGQSRAFRADRADRLQLIGQPVDLSDPPDPALLVSRSVATGPYQVCATIRLPVPMDRALRLIPSTIGSHRAEGPGVTIVDVGGPDADGLARYLLGLATPLRVLSPESVRQALLRRTRELFEENTPGFPRQSDPAWERPPAEPHAADQDDTA; this is encoded by the coding sequence ATGCTGCTGGAGCTGGCCGCCGCGTGCCGCCGGGGCGAGCGCGCCCGCCTGTCGTACCGCGGCTGGGAGGGGAAGGCCACGGTCCGCGACGTCGACCCGTACCGCCTCGTCCACACGGGCCGTCGGTGGTATTTCGTCGCCCGGGACGTGACACGGGGACAGTCGCGGGCCTTCCGGGCCGACAGGGCCGACCGCCTCCAGCTCATCGGGCAACCGGTGGATCTCAGCGACCCGCCCGACCCGGCGCTGCTCGTCTCCCGCTCCGTCGCGACCGGCCCCTACCAGGTCTGTGCAACGATCCGCCTCCCGGTGCCCATGGACCGGGCGTTGCGGCTGATCCCCTCGACAATCGGATCCCACCGCGCCGAAGGCCCCGGCGTCACCATCGTCGATGTCGGCGGTCCCGACGCGGACGGACTCGCCCGGTACCTCCTCGGCCTGGCCACGCCCCTGCGGGTCCTGTCACCGGAGTCCGTACGGCAGGCCCTGCTGCGCCGTACCCGGGAACTCTTCGAGGAGAACACGCCCGGCTTCCCCCGGCAGAGCGACCCCGCATGGGAAAGGCCACCCGCGGAACCGCACGCCGCCGACCAGGACGACACCGCCTAG
- a CDS encoding FAD-dependent monooxygenase: MDVGYGTDGSGFEVIIAGAGPTGLTLACDLARRGVRALLVEQGGRLFPGSRGKGIQPRTQEVFDDLGVIETVRAVGGPHPTMRRWENGEPRGDWDMFQRYAPTPDVPYPEVWAVPQWRTQEILHTRLRQLGGDVAFGVTLTGLTQGDGGVEVRLAHGPDGREHLVRAAYVVGADGGRSTVRAALGIGRTGETVDARPAIVADVRVDGLDRDRWHVWPEPKGGGLALCPLACTDSFQLQAHFDDEDARPDISEAGVRRLIAERTHLAARDVREVLWASHFRVEAALADSYRSGRVLLAGDAAHVHSPVGGQGLNTGVQDAYNLGWKLGLVLRHGAGPALLDTYEHERRPVAAEVLAVSTRLHRSARLTDRIPARRRGTATRQLAMGYRGGPLTVETRPGLPEDALRAGDRAPDGPCGEGRLFDLFRGPHFTLLAFGPVELPLVASSLVVTHRVPADSGAVCRAYAARGLFLVRPDGYVGWAGDGAGGVMDYLGRLGLS, translated from the coding sequence ATGGACGTCGGCTACGGAACGGACGGCAGCGGCTTCGAGGTGATCATCGCCGGGGCGGGCCCGACCGGCCTGACCCTCGCCTGCGACCTGGCCCGGCGCGGCGTGCGCGCCCTCCTCGTCGAGCAGGGCGGCAGACTCTTCCCCGGCTCGCGCGGCAAGGGCATCCAGCCGCGCACCCAGGAGGTGTTCGACGACCTCGGCGTCATCGAGACCGTACGGGCCGTCGGCGGACCGCACCCCACCATGCGGCGCTGGGAGAACGGCGAGCCGCGCGGCGACTGGGACATGTTCCAGCGCTACGCCCCCACACCGGACGTGCCCTACCCCGAGGTGTGGGCCGTGCCGCAGTGGCGCACCCAGGAGATCCTGCACACCCGGCTGCGGCAGCTCGGCGGTGACGTGGCCTTCGGGGTCACCCTCACCGGTCTGACCCAGGGGGACGGGGGCGTCGAGGTCCGGCTCGCCCACGGCCCGGACGGCAGGGAGCACCTGGTGCGCGCCGCGTACGTGGTCGGCGCGGACGGCGGCCGCAGCACCGTGCGCGCCGCCCTCGGCATCGGCCGTACCGGCGAGACGGTCGACGCCCGCCCCGCGATCGTCGCCGACGTCCGGGTCGACGGCCTCGACCGGGACCGCTGGCACGTCTGGCCGGAGCCGAAGGGCGGCGGCCTCGCCCTGTGCCCGCTCGCCTGCACCGACTCCTTCCAGCTCCAGGCCCACTTCGACGACGAGGACGCCCGCCCCGACATCTCCGAGGCGGGCGTGCGCCGGCTGATCGCCGAGCGGACGCACCTGGCCGCGCGCGACGTCCGCGAGGTGCTGTGGGCCTCGCACTTCCGGGTCGAGGCCGCGCTCGCCGACTCCTACCGGTCGGGCCGCGTCCTCCTCGCGGGCGACGCCGCGCACGTCCACTCGCCGGTCGGCGGCCAGGGCCTCAACACCGGTGTGCAGGACGCGTACAACCTCGGCTGGAAGCTCGGCCTCGTCCTGCGGCACGGCGCCGGCCCCGCCCTCCTCGACACCTACGAGCACGAACGGCGGCCCGTCGCGGCCGAGGTCCTCGCCGTCAGCACCCGGCTGCACCGCTCCGCCCGGCTCACGGACCGCATCCCGGCCCGGCGGCGCGGCACCGCCACCCGCCAGCTGGCCATGGGCTACCGCGGCGGCCCGCTCACCGTCGAGACCCGGCCGGGCCTGCCCGAGGACGCGCTCCGGGCGGGCGACCGTGCCCCCGACGGACCCTGCGGCGAGGGCCGGCTGTTCGACCTCTTCCGCGGCCCGCACTTCACGCTGCTGGCCTTCGGCCCGGTGGAACTGCCGCTCGTCGCGTCGTCCCTGGTGGTGACGCACCGGGTCCCGGCGGACTCCGGCGCCGTGTGCCGCGCGTACGCGGCGCGCGGGCTGTTCCTGGTGCGGCCGGACGGGTACGTGGGGTGGGCCGGGGACGGGGCCGGCGGGGTCATGGACTATCTGGGGCGGCTGGGCCTGTCCTGA
- a CDS encoding lanthionine synthetase LanC family protein: protein MVTPPHYARRQQGWKLHLSATPDSAPHVLERAVPVLVAHACAFKFAASPRVLAELTSVRAPRPQSGKFLTAYPDDDDQLRELAATLHRATLGLTGPAILSDRRYRPDSLVHYRYGCFARPRELDDEGFYAGRLRAPDGTFVTDERNPWFSPPAWAPPPFPPPVRPGPSRRRGDPVLLAGRYLVREAVRHSNRGGVYRAHDRRTGTGVLLKEARPHIAAGRGGDARDALRHEADVLARLAPLGVTPAVREVFEAAGHVFLAEDLIDGAPLHEWAAERAARHGGRLPVPVAWRLARDLTGLLGDVHAAGFVVRDLKPSNVMMTPDGAPVLVDLECAVRFGGRAAPAGTPGFTAPEHLEHLDGLVVAEDRDAGAAAECPDGAAVSEDLGGVPAAGRPAAGRPVPESLRDPGRDSGVPPPAPGPEADCFSLGATLLHATSGINPVLAADTPPRRPAGERLAALVEAAAPDCPSLRALAPLVLGLTADAPARWPLEKAAAFLRAEAVVREEGAERVERTEAALQVEPVVRSEPVVCAGPVVNADPAVNVGPTMHAGPAVRTGPAAPGAAACPEPAAPPPATGHTPARLHRLLHDGLAHLAATLTPSGEYLWQPPRSLPYGDPCNVQLGAAGVLAVLDRAVRSGAHPEAGPVLRTAAHWLDERLTLPSRILPGLYFGRSGAVWALHDAARTLGDRALAERAREYALRIPLDWHNPDICHGLAGAGLAQLRLWRTTGDPRFADRASECADRLLRLTTRPGARGVDWPLGPGHRAELAGSASYGFGHGVAGQAAFLLVVGRDLGRPELVEIAAAGGHALCAVAEREGDAARWPKGPGRTERMGLDFWCHGASGIGTLLVRLWRATGETAFREYAERAAVAVHRDRWRLGPGTCHGVAGNAHLLLDLADATGRERYRAWAAEAADCLYLRAARRDGRLLVPDETLREVHASYHVGLAGALDFLLRLAHGGGRPWLLDTAGRGTTTARTSDTPRGGGNHGERGSGAARTAGDGRTDAGTGDVL, encoded by the coding sequence GTGGTCACCCCGCCGCACTACGCGCGCCGGCAGCAAGGCTGGAAGCTCCACCTCTCCGCGACGCCCGACTCCGCCCCGCACGTGCTGGAGCGCGCGGTCCCCGTCCTCGTGGCCCACGCCTGCGCCTTCAAGTTCGCCGCCTCGCCCCGCGTCCTCGCCGAACTCACCTCCGTACGCGCCCCACGGCCCCAGTCGGGAAAGTTCCTCACCGCCTACCCCGACGACGACGATCAGCTGCGCGAGCTCGCCGCCACCCTCCACCGCGCCACCCTCGGCCTCACCGGCCCCGCCATCCTCTCCGACCGGCGCTACCGGCCGGACAGCCTCGTCCACTACCGCTACGGATGCTTCGCCCGGCCGCGCGAGCTCGACGACGAGGGCTTCTACGCGGGCCGGCTGAGAGCCCCCGACGGGACGTTCGTCACCGACGAGCGCAACCCCTGGTTCTCGCCGCCCGCCTGGGCCCCGCCGCCCTTCCCCCCGCCCGTACGCCCGGGCCCCTCCCGGCGCCGCGGCGACCCCGTGCTCCTCGCCGGCCGCTACCTCGTCCGCGAGGCGGTACGGCACTCCAACCGGGGCGGCGTCTACCGGGCGCACGACCGGCGGACCGGCACCGGCGTCCTGCTCAAGGAGGCGCGCCCGCACATCGCCGCGGGCCGGGGCGGCGACGCCCGGGACGCGCTGCGCCACGAGGCGGACGTCCTGGCCCGGCTCGCACCGCTCGGTGTCACCCCGGCCGTCCGCGAGGTGTTCGAGGCGGCCGGGCACGTCTTCCTGGCGGAGGACCTGATCGACGGCGCGCCCCTGCACGAATGGGCCGCCGAGCGGGCGGCCCGCCACGGCGGACGATTACCCGTGCCGGTGGCCTGGCGCCTCGCCCGCGACCTCACCGGCCTCCTCGGGGACGTGCACGCGGCGGGTTTCGTGGTGCGCGACCTCAAGCCGAGCAACGTGATGATGACGCCCGACGGCGCGCCCGTACTCGTCGACCTGGAGTGCGCGGTCCGCTTCGGCGGCCGGGCGGCCCCGGCGGGCACCCCGGGTTTCACGGCACCGGAGCACCTCGAACACCTCGACGGCCTCGTCGTGGCCGAGGACCGCGACGCCGGCGCGGCGGCGGAGTGCCCGGACGGCGCCGCCGTGTCCGAGGACCTCGGTGGCGTCCCGGCGGCCGGCCGCCCGGCCGCCGGAAGGCCCGTACCCGAATCCCTCCGTGACCCCGGCCGCGACAGCGGCGTCCCGCCTCCCGCGCCCGGCCCCGAAGCCGACTGCTTCAGCCTCGGCGCCACCCTCCTCCACGCCACCTCCGGCATCAACCCGGTCCTCGCCGCGGACACGCCCCCGAGACGCCCGGCCGGCGAACGGCTCGCCGCGCTCGTCGAGGCCGCCGCACCGGACTGCCCATCGCTGCGCGCACTGGCGCCGCTCGTCCTCGGCCTCACGGCGGACGCGCCGGCCCGCTGGCCGCTGGAGAAGGCGGCGGCTTTCCTGAGAGCCGAGGCGGTCGTACGAGAGGAGGGGGCTGAGCGGGTGGAACGTACCGAAGCGGCCTTACAGGTGGAACCGGTGGTACGTTCCGAGCCGGTCGTATGCGCTGGTCCGGTCGTGAACGCCGATCCGGCCGTAAACGTCGGCCCGACCATGCACGCGGGCCCAGCCGTACGGACCGGCCCCGCCGCACCAGGGGCGGCCGCGTGCCCGGAACCAGCCGCACCACCACCCGCCACCGGTCACACCCCCGCCCGGCTCCACCGCCTGCTCCACGACGGCCTCGCCCACCTCGCCGCGACCCTCACGCCCTCCGGCGAGTACCTGTGGCAGCCGCCCCGCTCCCTCCCGTACGGCGACCCCTGCAACGTCCAACTGGGCGCCGCCGGTGTGCTGGCCGTGCTCGACCGGGCGGTCCGCTCCGGCGCGCACCCCGAGGCCGGGCCCGTGCTGCGGACCGCCGCCCACTGGCTGGACGAGCGGCTCACCCTGCCCAGCCGGATCCTGCCCGGCCTCTACTTCGGCCGCTCCGGCGCCGTCTGGGCGCTGCACGACGCCGCGCGCACCCTCGGCGACCGCGCGCTGGCCGAGCGGGCCCGGGAGTACGCGCTGCGGATCCCCCTCGACTGGCACAACCCCGACATCTGCCACGGCCTCGCCGGCGCCGGTCTCGCGCAGCTCCGCCTCTGGCGGACCACGGGCGACCCGCGCTTCGCCGACCGGGCGTCGGAGTGCGCGGACCGGTTGCTGCGCCTCACCACCCGGCCGGGCGCCCGTGGCGTGGACTGGCCGCTCGGCCCCGGCCACCGCGCCGAGCTGGCGGGCTCCGCCTCGTACGGCTTCGGCCACGGCGTCGCCGGACAGGCCGCGTTCCTGCTCGTCGTGGGCCGTGACCTCGGACGGCCGGAGCTCGTCGAGATCGCGGCGGCGGGCGGCCACGCCCTGTGCGCGGTGGCGGAGCGGGAGGGGGACGCGGCGCGCTGGCCCAAGGGGCCGGGCCGGACCGAGCGCATGGGTCTCGACTTCTGGTGCCACGGCGCCTCCGGTATCGGCACGCTGCTGGTCCGGCTGTGGCGGGCGACCGGTGAGACGGCCTTCCGCGAGTACGCCGAACGCGCCGCCGTCGCCGTCCACCGGGACCGCTGGCGGCTCGGCCCCGGCACCTGCCACGGCGTCGCGGGCAACGCCCATCTGCTGCTCGACCTCGCCGACGCGACGGGCCGGGAGCGCTATCGCGCGTGGGCGGCCGAGGCCGCCGACTGCCTGTACCTCCGGGCGGCCCGGCGCGACGGCCGGCTGCTGGTACCGGACGAGACCCTCCGCGAGGTCCACGCGAGTTACCACGTGGGTCTCGCCGGTGCCCTGGACTTCCTCCTGCGTCTCGCCCACGGAGGCGGCCGCCCCTGGCTGCTCGACACCGCCGGGCGGGGCACCACCACCGCACGTACCTCCGACACCCCGAGAGGAGGTGGGAACCATGGAGAGCGAGGTTCTGGAGCTGCAAGAACTGCCGGAGACGGACGAACGGACGCTGGAACCGGTGATGTGCTGTGA
- a CDS encoding 3-keto-5-aminohexanoate cleavage protein, translated as MLQVCLNGSRNRVDHPALPVAAAELAEAARAAVAAGAEDVHLHPRSAGGAGTLDPGAVAEALLAVRAAVPGVPVGVTTSARTAPDARRRAELVRAWPVLPDHASVDWHTDGADLVARALWERGVGIEAVIRSGTDALDRFRTSPFAGRILRVRAEVADTEPLTALASATALLRALRPGLKAPVLLHGEDGGAWPVLRRATALGLDRRVGMEDVTHTPDGRPAADNAALVRAALAVPGVNRPYARGPRPLAWSAPRASRFTWDAGRKCGV; from the coding sequence ATGTTGCAGGTTTGCCTGAACGGCTCCCGAAACCGGGTCGACCACCCGGCCCTCCCCGTCGCGGCCGCCGAGCTCGCCGAGGCGGCGCGCGCCGCGGTGGCCGCCGGCGCGGAGGACGTCCATCTGCACCCCCGGTCGGCCGGCGGCGCCGGCACCCTCGACCCCGGCGCCGTCGCCGAGGCGCTGCTGGCCGTACGGGCCGCCGTGCCCGGTGTGCCCGTCGGCGTCACCACGTCCGCCCGGACCGCGCCCGACGCGCGGCGGCGGGCCGAGCTGGTGCGGGCCTGGCCGGTCCTGCCCGACCACGCCTCGGTCGACTGGCACACGGACGGCGCCGATCTGGTGGCCCGCGCCCTGTGGGAGCGGGGCGTCGGCATCGAGGCCGTCATCCGCTCCGGCACGGACGCCCTGGACCGCTTCCGCACCTCCCCCTTCGCCGGCCGGATCCTGCGCGTCCGCGCCGAGGTCGCCGACACCGAGCCGCTGACGGCCCTGGCGTCCGCCACCGCCCTGCTGCGCGCGCTCCGGCCGGGGCTCAAGGCGCCCGTACTGCTGCACGGCGAGGACGGCGGCGCCTGGCCCGTGCTGCGCCGGGCGACCGCGCTCGGGCTCGACCGGCGGGTCGGCATGGAGGACGTGACGCACACGCCGGACGGCCGCCCCGCCGCGGACAACGCCGCGCTCGTCCGGGCCGCGCTCGCCGTTCCCGGCGTGAACAGGCCCTACGCGCGCGGCCCCCGGCCGCTGGCGTGGTCGGCGCCGCGCGCCTCGCGCTTCACCTGGGACGCCGGGCGGAAGTGCGGCGTGTAG
- a CDS encoding lanthionine synthetase C family protein: MPESTTTWSAVLRDREAAEALELVTALTGRPRRVPARVHPDLADGGPGLVLAFRQLDRCRPGEGWGGMAEGYLAATAEGAARLGGPDAAPGLFGGLAGLAFAAWALSPGAPSHSAAHEHVVERAAVRARALGADPHGPPARAFDVISGVTGTGAYLLCRHEEPAARAALCEVLTALVALSGADRAGTPHLFTPPEALNDPARRARSPHGAVDCGVAHGIAGPLALLSLALTEGVTVAGQRAAVARLAERLADHRSDDAQGPDWPALVPLPPPGGPTPARPAAAPASWCRGAPGIARALWHAGTALDDAPLRALAIQALKAVLRRPIRDGTGLCHGLAGLLQITVRFAHDTGDPELAGAAAALADASATRLRTSAAGPGFLDGAAGAVLAFLSAATDVPPDWDRVLLLS; this comes from the coding sequence TTGCCCGAAAGCACCACCACCTGGTCAGCCGTCCTCCGGGACCGCGAGGCCGCCGAGGCCCTCGAACTCGTCACCGCCCTCACCGGCCGACCGCGCCGGGTGCCCGCCCGCGTCCACCCCGACCTCGCCGACGGCGGCCCGGGGCTCGTCCTGGCCTTCCGGCAACTGGACCGCTGCCGGCCGGGGGAGGGCTGGGGCGGCATGGCCGAGGGATATCTCGCCGCCACGGCCGAGGGTGCCGCGCGCCTCGGTGGACCGGACGCCGCGCCGGGGCTGTTCGGCGGGCTCGCGGGCCTCGCCTTCGCCGCCTGGGCGCTGTCGCCCGGGGCCCCGTCCCACTCGGCGGCGCACGAGCACGTAGTGGAGCGGGCGGCCGTACGGGCCCGCGCGCTCGGCGCCGACCCGCACGGCCCGCCGGCCCGGGCGTTCGACGTCATCTCCGGGGTGACCGGCACCGGGGCCTACCTGCTGTGCCGGCACGAGGAACCGGCCGCCCGCGCGGCCCTGTGCGAGGTGCTCACCGCCCTCGTCGCGCTCAGCGGCGCCGACCGGGCGGGGACGCCCCACTTGTTCACCCCTCCCGAAGCCCTGAACGACCCCGCCCGGCGGGCGCGTTCCCCGCACGGCGCCGTCGACTGCGGCGTGGCCCACGGCATCGCCGGGCCGCTCGCCCTGCTGTCCCTGGCCCTCACCGAGGGCGTCACCGTCGCCGGACAGCGCGCGGCCGTCGCCCGGCTGGCGGAACGGCTGGCAGACCACCGCTCCGACGACGCCCAGGGCCCCGACTGGCCCGCCCTGGTCCCGCTCCCACCGCCCGGCGGCCCTACGCCCGCACGCCCCGCCGCGGCACCCGCCTCGTGGTGCCGGGGCGCCCCCGGGATCGCCCGCGCCCTGTGGCACGCGGGAACGGCCCTCGACGACGCCCCTCTGCGCGCCCTCGCGATCCAGGCGTTGAAGGCAGTCCTCCGCCGCCCTATTAGGGACGGCACGGGCCTCTGCCACGGCCTGGCCGGACTCCTCCAGATCACGGTGCGCTTCGCCCACGACACAGGTGACCCCGAGCTCGCGGGCGCGGCGGCCGCGCTCGCCGACGCGTCGGCCACCCGCCTGCGGACCTCGGCGGCCGGCCCCGGCTTCCTCGACGGCGCGGCGGGCGCGGTCCTGGCCTTCCTGTCGGCCGCGACGGACGTACCACCGGACTGGGACCGGGTGTTGCTGCTGTCCTAG
- a CDS encoding nucleoside deaminase, which yields MTDLPMTDAARGMLRVALEQARTGLAEGGIPIGAALFTLDGRLLGAGRNRRVQDDDPATHAETAAFRAAGRRTGYGGTVMVTTLSPCWYCSGLIRQFGIGHVVIGEATTFSGAHEWLADAGVHLLVLDDEECAELMRGFVRDRPELWREDIGA from the coding sequence ATGACAGATCTCCCCATGACGGATGCTGCACGAGGGATGCTGCGGGTCGCCCTGGAGCAGGCCCGCACCGGGCTCGCCGAAGGAGGGATCCCGATCGGCGCCGCCCTGTTCACGCTGGACGGGCGGCTGCTCGGCGCCGGGCGCAACAGGCGGGTGCAGGACGACGATCCCGCCACGCACGCCGAGACCGCCGCGTTCCGGGCGGCGGGACGGCGGACGGGCTACGGCGGCACCGTGATGGTGACGACGCTGTCGCCGTGCTGGTACTGCTCCGGACTGATCCGCCAGTTCGGCATCGGCCATGTGGTGATCGGCGAGGCCACGACATTCTCCGGCGCCCACGAGTGGCTGGCGGACGCCGGTGTCCATCTGCTGGTCCTCGACGACGAGGAGTGCGCGGAGCTGATGCGCGGGTTCGTCCGCGACCGTCCCGAGCTGTGGCGGGAGGACATCGGCGCCTGA
- a CDS encoding winged helix-turn-helix transcriptional regulator yields MGAMTTSRPCSIADALGVVGEKYSLLVLREVFFGVRRFDAIARNTGAPRDILASRLRRLVEAGVLEKVPYNERPARFEYCPTPSGYDLRPVLLMLMRWGDRHLAELAPTVFEHSCGSDLDPAVVCRCCGEEIDSASITPRFQVPGWTVEGAA; encoded by the coding sequence ATGGGGGCCATGACGACATCGCGCCCCTGTTCGATCGCCGACGCGCTCGGCGTGGTCGGCGAGAAGTACTCCCTGCTGGTGCTGCGCGAGGTCTTCTTCGGCGTCCGGCGCTTCGACGCCATCGCGCGGAACACCGGAGCCCCCCGCGACATCCTCGCCTCCCGGCTGCGCCGCCTGGTCGAGGCGGGCGTGCTGGAGAAGGTGCCGTACAACGAACGCCCGGCGCGCTTCGAGTACTGCCCGACGCCCTCCGGGTACGACCTGCGGCCGGTCCTCCTCATGCTGATGCGCTGGGGCGACCGTCATCTCGCGGAGCTGGCGCCGACCGTCTTCGAGCACTCCTGCGGCTCCGACCTCGACCCCGCCGTCGTCTGCCGGTGCTGCGGCGAGGAGATCGACAGCGCCTCCATCACACCCCGCTTCCAGGTCCCGGGCTGGACGGTCGAGGGCGCGGCCTGA
- a CDS encoding trypsin-like serine peptidase, which produces MRGSILLRRLSAVALASLAAVGAAPSLATAAAPASPAPEVAEVTYTAKERKDALAYWTAARMRKVSESVDLGPTGPLTKEWRGAPVKTVGRLFFVNADGADTWCTATAVKSGNRSVVMAAGHCVRRGASPFNTYMDLVFVPGYAKGSRPYGAFPVRATVTPKSWAEESRTDIAALTVDPVGGRRLTDVVGGQPVGFDRAPAGAVTSFGYPATHPQRGEELLHCSGPAEAAPDDEWRMPCDMSGGASGGPWLADFDARSGLGTLVSVNSHGDALDGSTTMSGPALGAAARQVYERAQRV; this is translated from the coding sequence ATGCGTGGTTCGATACTGCTCCGCAGGCTGTCCGCCGTCGCTCTCGCCTCGCTGGCGGCGGTCGGTGCGGCGCCCTCCTTGGCCACGGCCGCCGCACCCGCCTCCCCGGCCCCTGAGGTGGCCGAGGTGACGTACACGGCGAAGGAGCGGAAGGACGCGCTGGCCTACTGGACGGCGGCGCGGATGAGGAAGGTGAGCGAGAGCGTGGACCTGGGCCCCACGGGGCCGTTGACGAAGGAGTGGCGGGGCGCGCCGGTGAAGACGGTCGGCCGGCTCTTCTTCGTCAACGCGGACGGTGCCGACACCTGGTGCACGGCCACGGCGGTGAAGAGCGGCAACCGCTCCGTCGTGATGGCCGCCGGTCACTGCGTGCGGCGGGGCGCCTCCCCCTTCAACACCTACATGGACCTCGTCTTCGTGCCCGGCTACGCCAAGGGCTCCCGGCCGTACGGGGCCTTCCCGGTGCGGGCCACGGTGACGCCGAAGTCCTGGGCCGAGGAGTCGCGGACCGACATCGCGGCGCTGACCGTGGACCCGGTCGGCGGCAGGCGTCTGACGGACGTGGTCGGCGGCCAGCCTGTGGGCTTCGACCGGGCGCCCGCCGGCGCGGTGACGTCCTTCGGCTACCCCGCGACGCACCCGCAGCGCGGCGAGGAGCTGCTCCACTGCTCGGGCCCGGCCGAGGCCGCCCCGGACGACGAGTGGCGGATGCCGTGCGACATGTCGGGCGGCGCGAGCGGCGGTCCGTGGCTCGCGGACTTCGACGCGAGGAGCGGTCTCGGCACGCTGGTGTCGGTCAACAGCCACGGTGACGCGCTGGACGGCAGCACGACGATGTCCGGCCCGGCGCTGGGGGCGGCGGCGCGGCAGGTGTACGAACGGGCGCAGCGGGTCTGA